A window of the Bacteroidales bacterium genome harbors these coding sequences:
- the rpmB gene encoding 50S ribosomal protein L28: MSRICQITGKKGLVGNHVAHSNKRKKRVFYPNVFKKRFYFQEENRWVTLNVSAAGMKIINKKGLKSALEEAKQSGYIKKY; this comes from the coding sequence ATGTCACGAATATGCCAAATAACCGGGAAAAAAGGCCTTGTGGGTAACCATGTAGCCCATTCCAACAAGCGGAAAAAGCGGGTATTCTATCCCAATGTGTTTAAAAAACGCTTTTACTTTCAGGAAGAAAATCGCTGGGTTACGTTGAATGTATCCGCAGCAGGAATGAAAATCATTAACAAAAAAGGCCTGAAATCCGCACTTGAAGAAGCGAAGCAAAGCGGTTATATTAAAAAATATTAA
- a CDS encoding competence/damage-inducible protein A, translated as MKTEIITIGDEILIGQIADTNAQFMSSELSLNGFDVRRITSVGDNEEDLAECLDEARQRADLVFITGGLGPTADDVTKRAITRYFNCQWEENQAMLERIRQFLAERGYKLTRRNREQAKTPKGSRIFINPIGTAPGIWITHANTHFVFMPGVPYEMRQLMEESIVPHFRSTFIKKYHQYKNIITQGIPEAYLADKLKDWQESLPSTLTLAYLPSPGMIKLRMSGKGDDPERLQHTLEEKVEALKDIIPEYLVHVGDETLEEVIGQMLISRGHSVATAESCTGGNIAARIVSVAGSSRYFTGSVVAYNNDVKMQMLSIKEETLETFGAVSKEVVEEMAAGVMELYDTDYAVAVSGIAGPSGGTKEKPVGLTWIAAANRKKTTAHQYFFGSNRGVNIEKSTNTALNLLRKMILHADEKIYRK; from the coding sequence ATGAAAACAGAAATTATTACCATTGGCGACGAAATACTCATCGGACAGATTGCCGATACCAATGCACAGTTTATGTCCTCAGAGCTTTCGTTAAATGGATTTGATGTTCGCAGGATCACCTCTGTCGGAGACAATGAGGAAGATCTTGCAGAATGCCTGGATGAGGCCAGGCAGAGGGCGGATTTGGTATTCATAACCGGAGGGTTGGGACCTACTGCCGATGATGTTACCAAAAGGGCCATTACCCGTTATTTTAATTGCCAGTGGGAAGAAAATCAGGCCATGCTGGAACGCATCCGGCAATTTCTTGCAGAGCGGGGCTATAAATTGACCCGGAGAAACCGGGAACAAGCCAAAACGCCTAAAGGAAGCAGGATATTCATTAATCCGATCGGGACTGCACCGGGTATCTGGATCACTCATGCCAATACCCACTTTGTCTTTATGCCAGGGGTACCTTACGAAATGCGTCAATTGATGGAGGAATCCATAGTGCCCCATTTTAGAAGCACCTTTATCAAAAAATACCATCAATATAAAAATATTATCACTCAGGGCATACCGGAAGCTTATTTGGCAGATAAATTGAAAGATTGGCAGGAATCCCTGCCATCGACCCTTACGCTGGCTTATCTGCCTTCACCCGGCATGATTAAACTGCGCATGAGTGGCAAAGGGGATGATCCGGAACGGCTACAACATACACTTGAAGAAAAAGTTGAAGCATTAAAGGATATTATACCTGAATACCTGGTTCATGTTGGTGATGAAACTTTGGAGGAAGTTATAGGACAGATGTTGATATCCCGGGGCCATTCGGTAGCTACGGCCGAAAGCTGCACCGGAGGAAACATTGCCGCCCGGATTGTGTCGGTGGCAGGTAGCTCCCGGTACTTTACAGGGTCGGTTGTAGCCTATAACAATGATGTCAAAATGCAGATGCTGTCTATAAAGGAGGAAACCCTGGAGACCTTCGGCGCAGTGAGCAAGGAGGTGGTAGAGGAAATGGCTGCAGGAGTAATGGAGCTCTATGATACAGACTATGCAGTTGCGGTTTCAGGAATTGCAGGGCCTTCAGGGGGAACAAAAGAAAAGCCGGTCGGACTCACCTGGATAGCTGCTGCCAACCGCAAAAAAACAACTGCTCATCAATACTTTTTTGGAAGCAACCGGGGTGTCAATATCGAAAAATCTACCAATACTGCTTTGAATTTGCTGAGGAAAATGATATTGCATGCAGATGAAAAAATTTATAGGAAATAA
- the rpmG gene encoding 50S ribosomal protein L33, which yields MATTKKKGDRVQVVLECTEQRKTNVPGASRYITTKNRKNTPSKLQLKKYNPYLKKVTVHKEIK from the coding sequence ATGGCGACCACTAAGAAAAAAGGTGACAGGGTGCAGGTAGTACTCGAATGCACCGAACAAAGAAAAACCAACGTACCGGGGGCTTCCAGATATATTACCACAAAAAACCGGAAAAATACCCCGAGTAAGTTGCAATTGAAAAAGTATAATCCTTACTTAAAAAAAGTTACTGTTCATAAAGAAATTAAATAA
- a CDS encoding ATP-dependent Clp protease ATP-binding subunit, producing the protein MDAKFSQRIKDVLTYSKEEAVRLGNAYIGTEHLLLGMLREGEGLAIDLLESFDVDLIHLKKMVEDRIRTNDKVMTETENIPLYKTAERALKLVYLEAKSFNSSTINTGHLILAILKDQNSLVTQLLSEFDIEYDDVRLELESTYKETESKADFGEEEDDIPFGGSKKGQHSEGQAKSDTPVLDNFGMDLTKAAEDNSLDPIVGRDEEIERLAQILSRRKKNNPVLIGEPGVGKSAIVEGLAMRIVQRKVSRVLFEKRVVILDLASIVAGTKYRGQFEERMKAILNELSKNPNIILFIDEIHTIVGAGGATGSLDAANMLKPALARGEIQTIGATTLDEYRQHIEKDGALERRFQKVMVDPTTPEETSEILNNIKERYEDHHNVHYTDEAIKACVYLTQRYISDRYLPDKAIDAMDEAGSRVHISNIVVPQRILDLEQQIEDIKQKKIAAVKNQNFESAANYRDSEKKMLAKLEEEKNNWEKELEKNRETVTEEEVAQVVAMMTGVPVQRIAQAEGTRLMKMNEELRKNVVGQDEAIEKVVKAIRRNRAGLKDPNKPIGTFIFLGPTGVGKTQMAKILTQYLFDSTDNLIRMDMSEYMEKFSVSRLVGAPPGYIGYEEGGQLTEKVRRKPYSVILLDEIEKAHPDVFHLMLQVLDEGQLTDSLGRRVDFRNTIIIMTSNIGSRQLKDFGKGVGFETQSRNMSGNEIAKGVIEKALKRSFAPEFLNRLDDVIIFNSLSKENIYEIIDIELQGLYDRVHNLGYEVQLSDNAKNYIADKGYDAQFGARPLKRAIQKYVEDPMAETIIKQGIQEGDLLKVDYDEENDQITIDVAKGQKSEVESGSESESEAESPDDDDSVSTDLSKKTKNNKN; encoded by the coding sequence ATGGATGCAAAATTTTCACAAAGGATTAAAGATGTATTAACCTATAGTAAGGAGGAAGCTGTTCGTCTCGGTAATGCCTATATCGGCACGGAGCATCTTCTGCTTGGAATGTTGAGGGAAGGAGAAGGCCTGGCTATAGACTTACTGGAATCGTTTGATGTGGACTTAATTCATCTGAAAAAGATGGTTGAAGACCGTATCAGGACGAACGACAAAGTAATGACAGAGACAGAGAACATTCCTTTATACAAGACAGCCGAGCGAGCCTTAAAACTGGTATATCTTGAAGCCAAATCGTTCAACAGCAGTACCATTAATACGGGACATCTTATACTTGCCATACTGAAAGACCAGAACAGTTTGGTAACACAACTGTTAAGTGAGTTCGATATAGAATATGATGACGTAAGGCTCGAACTGGAAAGCACGTATAAAGAAACGGAATCAAAAGCAGATTTCGGTGAGGAGGAAGATGACATTCCTTTCGGAGGCAGCAAAAAAGGTCAGCATTCGGAAGGTCAGGCAAAGTCTGATACGCCCGTGCTGGATAATTTTGGCATGGATCTGACCAAAGCGGCTGAAGATAACTCTCTCGATCCCATTGTAGGACGGGATGAGGAAATAGAGCGCCTCGCTCAGATTTTAAGCCGGAGGAAAAAGAACAATCCGGTGCTTATCGGAGAACCCGGAGTTGGTAAATCGGCCATTGTAGAAGGTCTGGCCATGCGAATCGTTCAAAGAAAGGTATCCAGGGTACTTTTTGAAAAACGCGTGGTTATTCTGGATCTGGCTTCAATAGTAGCAGGCACCAAGTACAGGGGGCAGTTTGAAGAGAGGATGAAGGCCATATTGAATGAGCTTTCAAAAAACCCCAACATCATTCTCTTTATTGATGAGATTCATACCATTGTGGGCGCCGGTGGAGCTACCGGTTCACTGGATGCGGCCAACATGCTTAAGCCTGCATTGGCCAGGGGAGAAATACAAACCATCGGAGCCACCACACTGGACGAATATCGTCAGCATATTGAAAAAGACGGTGCCCTGGAAAGAAGATTCCAGAAGGTTATGGTAGATCCTACCACACCGGAGGAAACCAGTGAGATCCTTAATAACATCAAGGAGCGGTATGAAGACCATCACAACGTACATTATACGGATGAGGCCATAAAAGCTTGTGTGTATCTTACTCAAAGGTATATCAGTGACCGCTATTTGCCCGATAAGGCCATTGATGCCATGGACGAGGCAGGTTCAAGGGTACATATTTCCAATATTGTTGTACCGCAGCGGATTCTGGATCTGGAACAGCAGATTGAAGATATCAAACAGAAAAAGATTGCCGCTGTGAAGAATCAAAATTTTGAATCTGCTGCAAATTACAGGGATTCGGAGAAAAAGATGCTGGCCAAACTGGAAGAAGAAAAGAACAACTGGGAAAAGGAATTGGAGAAAAACCGGGAAACGGTAACCGAAGAAGAAGTTGCCCAGGTTGTAGCTATGATGACCGGTGTACCTGTGCAGCGGATAGCCCAGGCTGAAGGGACCCGGCTTATGAAAATGAATGAAGAATTGAGAAAGAATGTGGTTGGCCAGGATGAAGCCATTGAAAAAGTAGTGAAGGCTATCCGGAGAAACCGCGCAGGATTGAAAGATCCGAACAAGCCCATTGGTACATTCATCTTCCTGGGGCCGACTGGTGTTGGTAAGACACAGATGGCCAAAATACTTACCCAGTATCTGTTTGATTCTACGGATAACCTCATTAGAATGGACATGAGCGAATACATGGAGAAATTCAGCGTGTCCAGACTGGTTGGTGCACCTCCGGGATATATTGGATATGAAGAAGGCGGTCAGCTTACTGAAAAGGTACGAAGAAAACCCTATTCAGTAATCCTGCTCGACGAAATAGAAAAGGCACACCCCGATGTTTTCCATCTGATGCTGCAGGTACTGGATGAAGGTCAGCTTACTGACAGTCTTGGAAGACGGGTGGATTTCCGAAATACCATTATCATAATGACTTCCAATATCGGAAGCCGGCAGTTGAAAGACTTTGGAAAAGGTGTTGGTTTCGAAACCCAATCCAGGAACATGTCCGGCAACGAAATCGCAAAAGGGGTGATAGAAAAAGCCTTAAAGCGGTCATTTGCCCCGGAATTCCTGAACAGACTCGATGACGTAATTATCTTCAACTCACTGAGTAAAGAAAACATTTATGAAATTATCGATATTGAACTTCAGGGATTGTATGACCGTGTGCATAATCTGGGTTATGAAGTTCAACTATCGGACAACGCCAAAAATTATATTGCTGACAAAGGATATGATGCCCAGTTTGGAGCACGACCTTTAAAACGGGCTATACAGAAATATGTGGAAGATCCGATGGCTGAAACAATTATTAAGCAGGGGATTCAGGAAGGAGATCTGTTGAAGGTGGATTATGACGAGGAGAACGATCAGATCACCATTGATGTGGCAAAAGGACAAAAGTCAGAGGTGGAATCCGGTTCTGAATCTGAATCCGAGGCCGAATCTCCTGACGACGACGATTCAGTATCTACAGATCTATCAAAAAAGACAAAAAACAATAAAAATTAA
- the tpx gene encoding thiol peroxidase, translating to METNQNKVTLKGNPVTLKGNEIKEGDKAPDFTVLDNGLNPVKLSDYKGKVKILSVFSSVDTSVCSKQNRRFNQKAAGLSDDIEILAISNDLPFALNRFCDAEGIDKVTTLSDHKDVDFGTNYGFLIDESRLLARGVVVVDQNDVVKYVEYVPEIGHEPDYDSALNAAKSLV from the coding sequence ATGGAAACAAATCAAAATAAAGTCACCCTTAAGGGTAATCCGGTTACCCTTAAAGGAAACGAAATCAAGGAAGGCGATAAAGCTCCGGATTTCACAGTTCTGGATAATGGATTGAATCCCGTTAAATTATCTGATTATAAGGGAAAGGTAAAGATATTATCGGTGTTTTCTTCAGTGGATACAAGCGTATGCTCTAAACAGAACCGGAGATTTAACCAGAAAGCAGCAGGATTAAGTGATGATATCGAGATTCTGGCTATATCGAATGACTTGCCGTTTGCGCTCAACCGGTTTTGTGATGCTGAAGGCATCGACAAGGTAACGACCTTGTCTGATCACAAGGATGTGGATTTTGGTACCAACTACGGATTTCTGATAGACGAATCGAGGTTGCTGGCGCGGGGTGTAGTAGTTGTAGATCAGAACGATGTAGTAAAATATGTGGAATATGTCCCGGAGATAGGTCATGAACCTGATTACGATTCCGCATTGAATGCCGCCAAGAGTTTGGTTTAG
- the gyrA gene encoding DNA gyrase subunit A produces the protein MAEEERLIKINIEDEMKSAYIDYSMSVIVSRALPDVRDGLKPVQRRVLFGMSELGLYQNRSYKKSARIVGEVLGKYHPHGDSSVYESMVRMAQPWSLRYQLVDGQGNFGSMDGDGPAAMRYTEARLQRISAETLKDIDKETVDFQLNFDDTLKEPTVLPTRIPNLIINGASGIAVGMATNMPPHNLSNSIDAIIQYIDNREVSVDELAETIQAPDFPTGGIIYGMQGVKDAYRTGRGKVLLRGKATIETDNSGKEKIVVTEVPFLVNKAEMIRKTADLINDKKIEGVANVNDESDREGTRIVYELKRDAVANIVLNKLYKQTQLQTSFGVNNIALVNGRPKLLNLKDLIEKFVEHRHDVVVRRTQYELRQAEERAHILEGLLVALDHLDEVITLIRNSDTPETARNELMSRYELSEAQARAILDMRLQKLTGLERNKVKEEHAELLKQINYLKSVLEDESLRMKIIKDELFEIKEQYGDERRTAIEYEAGEFNPEDFYADEDMVVTISHLGYIKRTPVTEYKKQGRGGVGVKGGNTRDQDFLEHMFIASMHNTILFFTESGRCYWLKVYEIPEGSRNSKGRAIQNLINIAPDDKVQTHINVKTLQDEDYVNNNYILLCTKRGIIKKTSLKAYSRPRQNGVNAITIREGDQLLEAKLTTGESDIILASKEGKAIRFNEKNVRAVGRTAAGVRGMTLSSEENEVVGMVCIEEGEQNILVVSDKGYGKRSKLEDYRITNRGGKGVKTMNITKRTGKLVAIKGVANKNDLMIINRSGMTIRLAVSDIRITGRAAQGVKLLNLRNGDSIAAVSQIHLEEQQEEQFGKEDNNGRDDGTDNNGEK, from the coding sequence ATGGCAGAGGAAGAAAGACTTATAAAAATCAACATTGAAGATGAAATGAAGTCCGCATACATTGATTATTCAATGAGTGTGATTGTTTCGCGGGCTTTACCGGATGTAAGGGATGGTTTGAAACCCGTTCAGAGGCGGGTTTTGTTCGGAATGTCGGAACTCGGTCTTTATCAAAACAGGTCGTACAAAAAATCAGCGAGAATTGTAGGGGAGGTATTGGGTAAATACCATCCTCACGGCGATTCCTCTGTATATGAATCAATGGTTCGTATGGCCCAGCCCTGGTCCCTGCGTTATCAGCTTGTAGACGGACAGGGAAATTTCGGCTCCATGGATGGGGACGGGCCGGCGGCCATGAGATATACCGAGGCCCGCCTGCAAAGGATATCGGCCGAAACCCTGAAGGATATTGATAAGGAAACGGTTGATTTTCAGTTGAATTTTGACGATACACTGAAAGAACCCACCGTTCTTCCCACAAGAATTCCCAATCTCATCATTAACGGAGCTTCAGGTATTGCTGTGGGTATGGCAACCAATATGCCACCGCACAATCTCTCCAACAGCATTGATGCCATTATTCAATATATTGACAACCGGGAGGTATCGGTGGATGAACTTGCCGAAACCATCCAGGCTCCTGATTTTCCAACCGGTGGAATCATTTACGGGATGCAGGGAGTAAAAGACGCTTACCGGACGGGAAGGGGAAAGGTCCTGCTCAGGGGAAAAGCCACTATAGAAACCGATAATAGCGGAAAAGAAAAAATTGTGGTGACCGAGGTACCTTTCCTGGTGAATAAGGCTGAAATGATCAGAAAAACGGCAGACCTGATCAATGACAAAAAAATTGAAGGGGTAGCCAATGTCAATGATGAGTCGGACCGGGAAGGCACCCGCATTGTTTATGAGCTGAAGCGGGATGCCGTGGCAAATATCGTTTTAAATAAGCTTTATAAGCAAACCCAGCTTCAGACCAGTTTTGGCGTCAACAACATTGCACTGGTGAATGGCAGGCCGAAGCTCTTGAATCTGAAAGATCTGATTGAAAAGTTTGTGGAGCACCGCCATGATGTTGTGGTGCGCCGAACCCAATATGAACTCCGTCAGGCCGAGGAACGGGCGCACATCCTGGAAGGGTTGCTTGTGGCTTTGGATCATCTGGATGAAGTGATCACCCTGATTCGCAATTCTGATACCCCGGAGACAGCCAGGAATGAATTGATGAGCCGTTATGAGCTTTCCGAAGCGCAGGCCAGGGCCATCCTGGATATGCGGTTGCAGAAACTGACGGGCCTGGAAAGGAATAAGGTCAAAGAAGAACACGCCGAACTGCTCAAACAGATCAATTATCTGAAAAGCGTGCTGGAAGATGAGAGCCTGCGCATGAAGATCATTAAAGATGAGCTTTTTGAAATAAAAGAACAATATGGTGACGAACGCAGAACGGCTATCGAATATGAAGCAGGAGAATTCAATCCCGAAGATTTCTACGCCGATGAAGATATGGTGGTGACCATATCCCACCTTGGGTATATCAAAAGAACACCGGTAACGGAATACAAAAAGCAGGGCAGAGGAGGAGTAGGTGTGAAAGGAGGCAATACCAGAGACCAGGATTTTCTGGAGCATATGTTCATTGCTTCGATGCACAACACCATACTTTTCTTTACTGAGTCCGGTCGTTGTTACTGGTTAAAAGTGTATGAAATCCCGGAGGGATCCAGAAATTCCAAGGGCCGGGCCATACAGAATTTAATCAATATCGCACCGGATGACAAGGTTCAGACCCACATCAATGTAAAAACCCTTCAGGATGAGGATTATGTAAATAACAATTACATCCTGCTGTGTACAAAACGCGGCATTATCAAAAAAACTTCACTGAAAGCCTATTCACGGCCACGTCAGAATGGCGTCAATGCCATTACTATACGGGAAGGTGATCAGTTGCTTGAGGCCAAACTTACAACAGGCGAAAGTGATATCATCCTTGCTTCCAAAGAAGGCAAAGCCATTCGTTTCAATGAGAAAAATGTCAGGGCCGTAGGCAGGACTGCTGCCGGTGTAAGAGGGATGACCCTCTCTTCCGAAGAGAATGAAGTGGTAGGAATGGTTTGTATTGAAGAAGGAGAGCAGAACATCCTGGTGGTTTCCGATAAAGGTTACGGCAAACGCTCAAAATTGGAGGATTACAGAATAACCAACCGGGGTGGCAAAGGCGTTAAAACAATGAACATTACCAAACGCACAGGTAAACTCGTAGCCATTAAAGGAGTGGCCAACAAGAACGATCTGATGATCATCAACCGCTCCGGTATGACCATTCGCCTGGCCGTTTCAGATATCCGGATTACAGGTCGTGCCGCACAAGGGGTGAAGCTCCTTAATCTCAGAAACGGAGATTCTATTGCTGCTGTCAGCCAGATTCATCTGGAAGAACAACAGGAAGAACAATTCGGGAAAGAAGACAACAACGGAAGGGATGATGGGACAGATAACAATGGTGAAAAGTAA
- a CDS encoding DUF4295 family protein yields MAKKTVASVQSSAGKDFIKCIKAVKNKQKGTYSFEQKMVHKENVKNFFEKA; encoded by the coding sequence ATGGCTAAGAAAACAGTTGCATCGGTTCAGTCATCAGCAGGAAAAGATTTTATTAAATGTATTAAGGCTGTAAAAAACAAACAAAAAGGCACCTATTCATTTGAACAAAAAATGGTGCATAAAGAGAACGTAAAGAATTTTTTTGAGAAAGCCTAA
- the ftsY gene encoding signal recognition particle-docking protein FtsY, with protein sequence MALFGIFSKDKEKLDQGLEKTKENVFKKMGRAVAGKSRVDDEVLDNLEEVLISSDVGVDTTLKIIQRIENRVAKDKYLNINELNTILREEITGLLKENAQDPNTNFQAQNGPYVIMVVGVNGVGKTTTIGKLAHQFKNSGKKVYLGAADTYRAAAIDQLKIWADRVGVPLVKQNMGSDPASVAYDTLSSARSNNADVVIIDTAGRLHNKTNLMNELAKIKRVMKKVIPEAPHEVLLIMDGSTGQNAFEQAKQFTNITEVNALAVTKLDGTAKGGVVIGVSDQFNVPVKYIGIGEKLEDLQIFDREAFVDSLFKEE encoded by the coding sequence ATGGCTTTATTTGGTATATTTTCAAAGGATAAAGAAAAGCTGGACCAGGGTCTGGAAAAAACAAAGGAAAATGTTTTCAAAAAGATGGGCCGGGCTGTTGCAGGAAAGTCCAGGGTTGATGATGAGGTCCTTGACAATCTGGAAGAAGTCTTAATCTCTTCAGATGTGGGCGTGGATACCACCCTTAAAATCATACAAAGAATTGAAAACCGGGTTGCCAAGGATAAATATTTAAATATCAACGAACTCAATACTATATTGAGAGAAGAGATTACCGGGTTGTTAAAGGAAAATGCGCAAGATCCGAATACCAACTTTCAGGCCCAAAACGGACCCTATGTCATTATGGTTGTTGGTGTGAACGGAGTGGGTAAAACCACAACCATCGGAAAATTGGCCCATCAGTTTAAAAACAGTGGTAAAAAAGTTTATCTTGGAGCTGCTGATACCTATCGGGCTGCTGCAATTGATCAGCTTAAAATATGGGCCGATCGTGTAGGCGTGCCTCTGGTTAAACAGAACATGGGTTCCGACCCGGCTTCAGTGGCATATGATACGTTGAGCTCGGCCAGATCAAATAATGCCGATGTGGTGATAATCGATACGGCCGGTCGACTGCACAATAAGACCAACCTGATGAATGAGCTTGCCAAGATCAAACGGGTCATGAAAAAGGTTATTCCCGAAGCTCCGCATGAGGTTTTACTGATTATGGACGGTTCAACCGGCCAAAATGCCTTTGAACAAGCCAAACAATTTACCAACATTACAGAAGTCAATGCTCTTGCAGTGACTAAATTAGATGGTACGGCCAAAGGAGGAGTGGTCATTGGCGTTTCCGATCAATTCAATGTACCTGTTAAATATATTGGTATAGGCGAAAAACTGGAAGATCTACAGATATTTGACAGAGAAGCCTTTGTAGATTCATTGTTCAAGGAAGAATAG
- the rimO gene encoding 30S ribosomal protein S12 methylthiotransferase RimO, with the protein MKRPGVNIVSLGCAKNLVDSEQLSRQLTLNGYDVAFEKPDEREVVIINTCGFINDAKQESIETILEYARRKTEGKLKSLYVIGCLSQRYKTELEQEIPEADGFYGVYEQEKILKDLNAAYYGNYSYQRNLATPKHYAYLKIAEGCDRKCSFCSIPYIKGSYRSKPLKEIEREAGYLSEKGVQEVNLIAQDLTYYGYDLYKKSTLSEVLETLSVTDTFPWIRLLYTYPAGFPEKVIHTMARQSNICSYLDIPFQHISDKVLKKMRRGINSKQTYKLIDLIKKHIPEITLRTTLLVGHPGETEEDFRHLMEFVREVQFDRLGVFVYSEEEGTYSALRYEDDIPQHIKKQRSDEIMQLQQDISYRKNLGKVGKTLPVLIDREDEQYYYGRTEADAPEVDNEVIIEKTPDNSIAVGNFYRTKIHSAAAYDLFGEVVGHH; encoded by the coding sequence ATGAAAAGGCCCGGTGTCAATATTGTAAGCCTGGGATGTGCCAAAAATCTGGTGGATTCCGAGCAGTTATCCCGACAGCTTACTCTTAACGGCTATGATGTTGCTTTTGAAAAGCCAGATGAAAGAGAAGTTGTCATCATCAACACCTGTGGGTTTATCAACGATGCCAAACAGGAATCCATTGAAACCATTCTGGAATATGCCCGGAGAAAAACTGAAGGTAAGTTGAAAAGCCTTTATGTGATCGGATGCTTGTCTCAGAGATATAAAACAGAGCTGGAGCAGGAAATTCCTGAGGCAGATGGCTTTTATGGGGTTTATGAACAGGAAAAGATTCTTAAAGATCTCAATGCCGCTTATTACGGAAATTATAGCTACCAACGCAATCTGGCTACCCCGAAGCATTATGCCTATCTGAAAATTGCCGAAGGTTGTGACAGAAAATGTTCCTTTTGCTCAATCCCTTACATAAAAGGCAGTTATAGGTCAAAACCTTTAAAAGAAATTGAAAGGGAAGCTGGTTATCTTTCTGAAAAGGGTGTTCAGGAGGTTAACCTTATTGCTCAGGATTTAACTTATTATGGCTATGACTTATACAAAAAAAGCACGCTCTCAGAAGTGCTTGAGACATTATCCGTTACTGATACATTTCCCTGGATTCGGCTTTTATATACTTATCCCGCGGGTTTTCCCGAAAAAGTAATTCATACCATGGCCCGCCAATCCAATATCTGCAGTTATCTCGATATCCCGTTTCAGCACATCAGTGATAAGGTGCTAAAAAAGATGCGCAGGGGCATCAATTCAAAGCAAACTTATAAACTTATTGATTTGATAAAAAAACATATACCGGAAATCACCTTAAGGACTACTTTATTAGTTGGCCACCCCGGCGAAACCGAGGAAGATTTTCGGCATCTGATGGAATTTGTAAGAGAAGTGCAATTCGACCGACTTGGAGTATTTGTGTATTCGGAAGAAGAAGGCACCTATTCGGCGCTCCGTTATGAGGATGATATACCTCAGCACATAAAAAAGCAGAGATCGGACGAGATCATGCAATTGCAGCAGGATATCTCCTACAGAAAAAATCTCGGAAAGGTTGGAAAAACATTGCCTGTTCTCATTGACAGGGAGGATGAACAGTATTATTACGGACGTACCGAAGCCGACGCGCCCGAAGTAGATAATGAGGTGATCATTGAAAAAACACCTGACAATTCAATTGCTGTCGGAAATTTTTACAGGACAAAAATTCATAGCGCAGCAGCCTATGATTTGTTTGGTGAAGTAGTAGGCCATCATTAA